One stretch of Microplitis mediator isolate UGA2020A chromosome 9, iyMicMedi2.1, whole genome shotgun sequence DNA includes these proteins:
- the LOC130674159 gene encoding uncharacterized protein LOC130674159, whose translation MPSKKLPKIKIIDVMEEILDIEENEEIIEMIKRQNDIGKIDNTKVDVIKRSRIKIKAVCNRRTGGTLMYIRQDIKYEELNKVINDGKEEKNLWMCNIRLKNRSKELIISCVYHSPSQSHGQFIDRLNQEVENLIDKGTIIIMGDFNINVDMESQYSKKFIRLMKSLGFKQRVKNHTRITKDSKTIIDLVFSCEEVKREVLESSRITDHCIVEIGSPIVDYKMDIKDRVLIKKYYNNVDEVKLASFMKEEYASWCASERSNRNDVNEHTRSLTRIIVDSIDRHVPMKQIIIPAKWKNKQWMNAEIKKLMYQRDEAYKEAKEESDELLWSRYKELRNMVVDEIRKAKKNFYAHLIDKNKTDSRKMWTNLKALIGNKNKRMQRNEISFDNECCDNAIIIADKFNQYFISSVENIVEEIDKTVTEPDELSLIGIKTILNKLGTTNEEELDKIIKNFDTNKEKNNLVSPEALVKVWDINKQIISELINSSLRLSEVPEDWKNSTIYPIAKATGTIKAEEYRPIDTLPELETILEKVVKNRLDEHVEVNGILNEEQSGFRENHSCETVIQKIMSEWRKELDNGNMIGVVLIDRD comes from the exons atgccAAGTAAGAAATTGCCGAAGATCAAGATTATTGACGTGATGGAAGAAATATTGGATATTGAAGAAAACGAAGAAATaatagaaatgataaaaagacAAAATGATATTGGAAAGATTGATAATACTAAAGTAGATGTTATAAAAAGatcaagaataaaaataaaagcggTATG TAATAGAAGAACAGGAGGCACACTTATGTACATTAGACAAGATATTAAATATGAAGAactaaataaagtaataaatgatggtaaagaagaaaaaaatctatgGATGTGCAATATAAGACTTAAAAACAGATCTAAAGAACTCATCATAAGTTGTGTGTACCATTCACCTAGTCAGAGCCATGGTCAGTTTATTGACAGGCTCAATCAAGaagtagagaatttaattgacaaaggaacaattataataatgggTGACTTCAATATAAATGTTGATATGGAAAgtcaatattcaaaaaaattcataagatTGATGAAAAGTTTGGGTTTTAAACAAAGAGTTAAAAATCATACAAGGATAACAAAAGACTCTAAAACGATCATAGATTTAGTATTCTCATGTGAGGAGGTTAAGAGAGAAGTACTAGAAAGTTCTAGGATAACAGATCACTGTATTGTTGAGATAGGTTCACCGATAGTGGATTATAAGATGGATATAAAGGATAgggttttgataaaaaaatattacaataatgtAGATGAAGTGAAATTGGCGAGCTTTATGAAAGAGGAATATGCAAGCTGGTGTGCAAGTGAAAGAAGCAACAGAAATGATGTAAACGAACACACTAGAAGCCTTACAAGGATTATAGTTGATAGTATCGATAGACATGTACCAATGAAACAGATAATAATTCCTGCAAAGtggaaaaataaacaatgGATGAAtgctgaaattaaaaaattaatgtaccAAAGAGATGAGGCTTATAAAGAGGCAAAAGAGGAAAGTGATGAGTTATTATGGTCTAGATATAAAGAATTGAGAAATATGGTTGTAGATGAGATTAGAAAAGCCAAAAAGAACTTTTATGCGCATCTAATTGATAAGAATAAAACAGACTCTCGAAAAATGTGGACGAATTTGAAAGCTCTCattggtaataaaaataaacggaTGCAACGAAATGAAATATCATTTGATAATGAATGCTGTGATAATGCAATAATTATAGCTGATAAATTCAATCAGTACTTTATATCTAgtgttgaaaatattgttgaggAAATTGATAAAACAGTAACTGAGCCTGATGAGCTATCTCTTATTGGTATTAAgacaattttgaataaattaggAACAACAAATGAGGAAGAgttagataaaataattaaaaattttgataccaACAAAGAAAAGAATAATCTAGTCTCACCCGAAGCACTAGTCAAAGTATGGGATATAAATAAGCAAATAATTAGTGAATTGATTAATAGCAGCCTAAGATTATCTGAAGTACCTGAAGATTGGAAGAATTCTACAATTTATCCTATAGCTAAAGCTACGGGCACTATAAAAGCTGAGGAGTACAGACCAATTGATACTTTACCAGAACTCGAAACGATATTAGAAAAAGTAGTGAAAAATAGGTTAGACGAGCATGTTGAAGTAAACGGAATATTAAATGAAGAACAGTCTGGTTTTCGTGAAAACCATTCCTGTGAGACAGTGATCCAGAAAATTATGTCTGAGTGGCGAAAAGAACTCGATAATGGCAACATGATAGGTGTTGTATTAATAGACAGAGATTAA